The following proteins are encoded in a genomic region of Glycine max cultivar Williams 82 chromosome 18, Glycine_max_v4.0, whole genome shotgun sequence:
- the LOC100795458 gene encoding protein LAZY 1 isoform X2 yields MKLLGWMHRKLRQNSSEPFKDLVIGQAPLDDEQVYQKPNLGIRLSKHAQKGHNNLRNSFAGLEAARVDEDYEGEYFPGFLAIGTLGSERVSDPSTTPSFPISVESITEKEDEVTENDLKLINDELEKVLGAETKDDVSIDSSRRTSHVSTGRSSHVSTGRSSHVSIITLSGKPIEGTEPNGNGAAICPLQGYLFGTAIELSETTAAAAKKEHRTSLGELFQRSKSAEENFSAKCEKEDKRAEKEVDKSAMNLMKEKLKKRMLHAYSKNSTSINGGPIDSASAETKLNKILHMFRKKVHPESSTAAQKSAKHHKNQKKKKTINDGGYNKSDLVHPEEDSSVNREYWIKTDADYLVLEL; encoded by the exons ATGAAG TTACTAGGCTGGATGCACAGGAAACTTCGCCAGAATAGTAGTGAACCATTCAAGGACTTGGTCATTG GGCAGGCACCACTTGATGATGAACAAGTCTATCAGAAACCAAACCTTGGGATCAGACTTTCCAAACATGCTCAGAAAGGTCACAACAACCTTAGAAACTCTTTTGCTGGCCTAGAAGCAGCAAGAGTAGATGAAGACTATGAGGGAGAATACTTCCCTGGCTTCCTTGCAATTGGAACTCTTGGTTCAGAACGAGTATCTGACCCCTCAACAACACCATCATTTCCCATTTCTGTTGAGAGCATAACtgaaaaagaagatgaagtcactGAGAATGATCTGAAGCTCATCAATGATGAGCTAGAGAAAGTTCTAGGAGCTGAAACCAAGGATGATGTTAGCATTGACTCCTCAAGGAGGACTAGCCATGTTAGCACTGGGAGAAGCAGCCATGTCAGCACTGGGAGAAGCAGCCATGTCAGCATAATAACACTCAGTGGAAAGCCAATAGAAGGCACAGAACCAAATGGAAATGGTGCTGCAATTTGTCCACTCCAGGGATATCTCTTTGGAACAGCTATTGAACTGTCTGAAACTACTGCAGCAgcagcaaagaaagaacatagGACTTCGCTCGGGGAGCTGTTTCAGAGAAGCAAATCAGCTGAGGAGAATTTCAGCGCAAAATGTGAAAAGGAGGACAAAAGAGCTGAGAAGGAAGTGGACAAGTCTGCCATGAACCTGATGAAAGAAAAGCTGAAGAAAAGAATGCTCCATGCTTATTCTAAGAATTCTACTTCAATAAATGGTGGGCCTATTGATTCTGCTTCTGCTGAGACAAAACTGAATAAG ATTCTCCATATGTTCCGCAAGAAAGTTCACCCTGAAAGTTCAACAGCTGCACAAAAATCTGCTAAACACCACAAGaaccagaagaagaagaaaacaatcaATGATGGAGGCTACAACAAAAGTGACCTGGTGCATCCAGAGGAAGATTCATCTGTCAACAGGGAGTACTGGATCAAAACAGATGCAGATT ACTTAGTTCTAGAGCTGTGA
- the LOC100815356 gene encoding uncharacterized protein isoform X2, which yields MGKLLCDSTSVAEPFQGSPPAALPWREPKPEPIGTVDLVVPANVGGAPFAGGGWEDVVGLEEQQRRHLQRLHAKGVLWKPPPEEEDSSSPLSSSALRSVVFRLSHGGEVSADGNCLFTASRKAMGGEDVDARELRRRTVARFLEDLGSVSFEEREAIDNAIRHMYSPDLKNGWGIHVVQEVKLLAKKEDRFALDSAIEELVHLGMQREMAAESIYKERCVSVNDGPSWAKYMLISGSPDDEYDIITLQYTEEGLLSVDENREGRAAAFGDDIAIECLATEFKREIYVVQAHGSDAMVDEENCVFFLPHRPRSRITEPPFFLFMKGTGWCGAGADHYEPLIAHPSAFVSQEKVAVVL from the exons ATGGGGAAGCTTCTCTGTGACTCAACCTCCGTCGCCGAACCATTCCAAGGTTCGCCGCCGGCCGCGCTTCCGTGGCGGGAACCCAAACCAGAACCTATAGGAACCGTAGATCTCGTCGTTCCGGCCAACGTCGGTGGCGCGccgttcgccggcggtgggtgGGAAGACGTCGTCGGTTTGGAGGAGCAGCAGCGGCGCCACCTCCAGAGGCTCCACGCGAAGGGAGTGCTCTGGAAGCCACCGCCGGAGGAGGAGGATTCGTCGTCTCCGCTGTCGTCCTCCGCCCTCAGATCTGTTGTCTTCCGGCTCTCTCACGGCGGTGAGGTCTCCGCCGACGGAAACTGCCTGTTCACGGCGTCGCGGAAGGCAATGGGCGGCGAGGACGTTGACGCGCGCGAGCTGCGGCGGCGGACGGTGGCGCGGTTCTTGGAGGATCTCGGATCTGTGAGTTTTGAGGAGAGAGAAGCGATCGACAACGCGATTCGGCACATGTACTCGCCGGATCTGAAGAACGGTTGGGGGATTCATGTCGTTCAGGAGGTGAAATTGTTGGCGAAGAAGGAGGATCGATTTGCTCTTGATTCGGCTATCGAAGAGCTTGTTCACCTCGGCATGCAAAG AGAAATGGCGGCGGAGTCTATTTACAAAGAGAGATGTGTTTCGGTGAATGATGGTCCAAGTTGGGCCAAATACATGTTGATCTCTGGTTCTCCTGATGATGAATATGATATCATCACTTTGCAATATACTGAGGAGGGTTTATTATCTGTAGATGAGAATAGAGAGGGTCGTGCTGCAGCTTTCGGTGATGATATTGCAATTGAATGCCTTGCTACAGAGTTCAAGCGAGAGATATATGTG GTGCAAGCACATGGTTCAGATGCCATGGTCGATGAAGAAAATTGTGTTTTCTTCCTTCCACATCGTCCAAGGAGCCGAATTACTgaacctccatttttccttttcatgaAAGGAACAG GTTGGTGCGGTGCTGGAGCTGACCACTATGAGCCCCTCATTGCTCATCCTTCCGCCTTTGTTTCCCAAGAAAAGGTTGCTGTGGTACTGTGA
- the LOC100815356 gene encoding uncharacterized protein isoform X1, which translates to MGKLLCDSTSVAEPFQGSPPAALPWREPKPEPIGTVDLVVPANVGGAPFAGGGWEDVVGLEEQQRRHLQRLHAKGVLWKPPPEEEDSSSPLSSSALRSVVFRLSHGGEVSADGNCLFTASRKAMGGEDVDARELRRRTVARFLEDLGSVSFEEREAIDNAIRHMYSPDLKNGWGIHVVQEVKLLAKKEDRFALDSAIEELVHLGMQREMAAESIYKERCVSVNDGPSWAKYMLISGSPDDEYDIITLQYTEEGLLSVDENREGRAAAFGDDIAIECLATEFKREIYVVGAVLELTTMSPSLLILPPLFPKKRLLWYCEVSRPAILWSRDRVELEFSSPYFMGHSQLFGLLHYGSSPSQGRNHHLIG; encoded by the exons ATGGGGAAGCTTCTCTGTGACTCAACCTCCGTCGCCGAACCATTCCAAGGTTCGCCGCCGGCCGCGCTTCCGTGGCGGGAACCCAAACCAGAACCTATAGGAACCGTAGATCTCGTCGTTCCGGCCAACGTCGGTGGCGCGccgttcgccggcggtgggtgGGAAGACGTCGTCGGTTTGGAGGAGCAGCAGCGGCGCCACCTCCAGAGGCTCCACGCGAAGGGAGTGCTCTGGAAGCCACCGCCGGAGGAGGAGGATTCGTCGTCTCCGCTGTCGTCCTCCGCCCTCAGATCTGTTGTCTTCCGGCTCTCTCACGGCGGTGAGGTCTCCGCCGACGGAAACTGCCTGTTCACGGCGTCGCGGAAGGCAATGGGCGGCGAGGACGTTGACGCGCGCGAGCTGCGGCGGCGGACGGTGGCGCGGTTCTTGGAGGATCTCGGATCTGTGAGTTTTGAGGAGAGAGAAGCGATCGACAACGCGATTCGGCACATGTACTCGCCGGATCTGAAGAACGGTTGGGGGATTCATGTCGTTCAGGAGGTGAAATTGTTGGCGAAGAAGGAGGATCGATTTGCTCTTGATTCGGCTATCGAAGAGCTTGTTCACCTCGGCATGCAAAG AGAAATGGCGGCGGAGTCTATTTACAAAGAGAGATGTGTTTCGGTGAATGATGGTCCAAGTTGGGCCAAATACATGTTGATCTCTGGTTCTCCTGATGATGAATATGATATCATCACTTTGCAATATACTGAGGAGGGTTTATTATCTGTAGATGAGAATAGAGAGGGTCGTGCTGCAGCTTTCGGTGATGATATTGCAATTGAATGCCTTGCTACAGAGTTCAAGCGAGAGATATATGTG GTTGGTGCGGTGCTGGAGCTGACCACTATGAGCCCCTCATTGCTCATCCTTCCGCCTTTGTTTCCCAAGAAAAGGTTGCTGTGGTACTGTGAGGTTTCGCGGCCTGCAATTTTGTGGAGTAGAGATCGAGTAGAATTAGAATTTTCTTCACCCTATTTTATGGGCCACTCTCAACTGTTTGGCCTCCTGCATTATGGTTCTTCTCCGTCCCAAGGGAGAAACCACCACCTAATCGGGTAG
- the LOC100795458 gene encoding protein LAZY 1 isoform X1, whose translation MKLLGWMHRKLRQNSSEPFKDLVIGNSCNCLSGQAPLDDEQVYQKPNLGIRLSKHAQKGHNNLRNSFAGLEAARVDEDYEGEYFPGFLAIGTLGSERVSDPSTTPSFPISVESITEKEDEVTENDLKLINDELEKVLGAETKDDVSIDSSRRTSHVSTGRSSHVSTGRSSHVSIITLSGKPIEGTEPNGNGAAICPLQGYLFGTAIELSETTAAAAKKEHRTSLGELFQRSKSAEENFSAKCEKEDKRAEKEVDKSAMNLMKEKLKKRMLHAYSKNSTSINGGPIDSASAETKLNKILHMFRKKVHPESSTAAQKSAKHHKNQKKKKTINDGGYNKSDLVHPEEDSSVNREYWIKTDADYLVLEL comes from the exons ATGAAG TTACTAGGCTGGATGCACAGGAAACTTCGCCAGAATAGTAGTGAACCATTCAAGGACTTGGTCATTG GGAATTCTTGCAATTGTCTTTCAGGGCAGGCACCACTTGATGATGAACAAGTCTATCAGAAACCAAACCTTGGGATCAGACTTTCCAAACATGCTCAGAAAGGTCACAACAACCTTAGAAACTCTTTTGCTGGCCTAGAAGCAGCAAGAGTAGATGAAGACTATGAGGGAGAATACTTCCCTGGCTTCCTTGCAATTGGAACTCTTGGTTCAGAACGAGTATCTGACCCCTCAACAACACCATCATTTCCCATTTCTGTTGAGAGCATAACtgaaaaagaagatgaagtcactGAGAATGATCTGAAGCTCATCAATGATGAGCTAGAGAAAGTTCTAGGAGCTGAAACCAAGGATGATGTTAGCATTGACTCCTCAAGGAGGACTAGCCATGTTAGCACTGGGAGAAGCAGCCATGTCAGCACTGGGAGAAGCAGCCATGTCAGCATAATAACACTCAGTGGAAAGCCAATAGAAGGCACAGAACCAAATGGAAATGGTGCTGCAATTTGTCCACTCCAGGGATATCTCTTTGGAACAGCTATTGAACTGTCTGAAACTACTGCAGCAgcagcaaagaaagaacatagGACTTCGCTCGGGGAGCTGTTTCAGAGAAGCAAATCAGCTGAGGAGAATTTCAGCGCAAAATGTGAAAAGGAGGACAAAAGAGCTGAGAAGGAAGTGGACAAGTCTGCCATGAACCTGATGAAAGAAAAGCTGAAGAAAAGAATGCTCCATGCTTATTCTAAGAATTCTACTTCAATAAATGGTGGGCCTATTGATTCTGCTTCTGCTGAGACAAAACTGAATAAG ATTCTCCATATGTTCCGCAAGAAAGTTCACCCTGAAAGTTCAACAGCTGCACAAAAATCTGCTAAACACCACAAGaaccagaagaagaagaaaacaatcaATGATGGAGGCTACAACAAAAGTGACCTGGTGCATCCAGAGGAAGATTCATCTGTCAACAGGGAGTACTGGATCAAAACAGATGCAGATT ACTTAGTTCTAGAGCTGTGA